The region TCAGGAATGCCAAGCTCGATGGCCAGCTTCCTCACTTCATCCTTGAACAGGAACTTCAACGGCTCAATCAGGGTTAACTGCATATGCTCCGGTAATCCACCCACATTGTGATGGGTCTTGATTCGAGCCGAGGGCCCCCAGACGGAAACACTCTCAATCACATCGGGATAGGTGGTGCCCTGGAGCAGGTACTGCACTTCCCCCAACCTCTGGGCTTCCTCCTCAAAAACCTCCACAAAAACCCGCCCAATGATTTTTCTCTTTTCCTCTGGATCCAGAACTCCTTTCAAAGCCCCCAGGAAACGTTCCCTGGCATCAACATAAATGGTCCGCTCTTTTCCCAAAAGTGCCCTCATATTCGAGAGCACCTGCTCAGCTTCCCCTTTGCGCAAAAGACCATTGTTGACAAAGATACAGTTCAACCGATTGCCAATGGCCCGATAGGTGAGCACAGCCGCAGTGACTGAATCAACGCCGCCACTCAGCGCACACACCGCTTCACCCGACTCCACCTCGTTCCGAATCCACTGGATTTGTTGCTTCAGAATGGAATCCGGAGTCCACTGGGCAGCGCAGCCGCAAATGGTAAAGATGAAATTAGCCAGAATTTCCTGGCCAAGAGGCGTATGAGACACTTCAGGATGAAACTGAATTCCCCAGATTCTCCCCTTCTGGTCCCGGACTGCCGCGTACTCACAGGCATCGGTTCTCGCCACACAGGTAAACCCCTCAGGCAATTCCTTCACACTATCGCCATGGCTCATCCAGCAAACCATTTCATTGCCCAGGTTCTCAAAAATCCCTTTCTTCTCCAGGGGGTAAAGGAGTGACTTCCCATACTCTCGACTGTGCGCCCGAACCACCTTCCCACCCAGGGTATTCACCAGGAGTTGCATTCCGTAACAGATACCCAAAATCGGCTTATCCACCGCCAGGACCTCTTCTTTTAACCGGGGGGCGTTTTCATCGGTGACACTGTAGGGACTACCCGAAATGATGATGCCTTTAATTTCGGAATCGTCAAGATTGTGGCCGGCAAGATGGTAGGGCCATATTTCACAATACACCTGAAGCTCACGAATTCTTCGAGCGATGAGCTGAGTATACTGAGAACCGTAATCCAGAATGACGATTTTATCCACCTTATTTCCCCATCCCCACTCCCTGCGTCTTCTGCAGGAACTTTCCCTCGTTCCAGATGCTGGGAGAAATCGCAATTTCAACTTTCTGCATGGCACGAATGTCCTTTGCCCCTAAGGACCCCATGGAACCTCGCAACGCTCCCACCAGGTTCATGGTTCCGTCAGTGAGGTGGCTCGGGCCAAAGAGGATCTCTCGCAGGGTTCCCTTAATCCCCACCGTAACCAGCGTCCCCCGCGGCAAGTTGGGGTCCGGTGTAGCCATCCCCCAGTGGTGCCCCCGTCCCGGAGCTTCCTGCGCACAGGCCAGCGGTGCTCCAATCATGACCGCATCGGCTCCGCTGGCAATGGCTTTGGCAATATCGCCTCCAACCCGCATCCCCCCGTCAGTAATGACGGCTACCCGCCGACCAGTAGCCTTAAAATAGTCATCTCTGGCACAGGCCACATCCACCGTGGCGGTAATCTGAGGCACACCAATTCCCAGAACCGCTCGAGTGGTGCAGGCAGCTCCCGGCCCAATGCCCACCAGAACCCCTGCCGCACCCGCCTTCATGAGTTCCAACGCCACCTCATAGGTGGCACAGTTTCCCACTATCACTGGAACCTTGGTGTTCTTACAGAAACGCTCTAAATCCAGGACGTTCACCGTAGAAGAAACGTAACGCAGGGTGGTAACCGTGGATTGAATGACCAGGATATCAAGACCAGTTTCTAAAGCAACCTTCCCAATCGTTTCTGCCCTGGAAGGGGTTACCGAACCAGCGGCAAGCACGCCCTGTGCTTTAATCTTCTGAATACACCCGGCTATCAGTTCCTCTTTAATCGGTTCCTGATATAACCGTTGGAGAAACGAAGCCACCTCTTCCTTTGGCTTTACGATCAACTCGGCAATGTGTTCATAGGGGTCAGGATACCGAGTAAACAACCCTTCTAAATTGAGTACCCCCAATCCCCCCAATTTTCCAAGTTCTTGCGCCATTACCGGGTCAATGACCCCATCCATCGCTGCACCCAGTATGGGGATACCAAGTGAAACATCCCCTATGGTGGTGGAAACATCCACATCCTTAGGGTCGATGGTAACCACACCCGGTACCAGGGAAACATCATCAAAGCCAAAAGTCATCCTTGCAAAACGGCCTTTTCCTAAAGACCAGCAGTCCATCTCACTCACCCTTCAACCCGGAAGATTTCTTAGCATTATACCCTTCTTCCTCTTGAATCTCAAACTAAAGCGAACGAGGAAGGAGTAAACGGTAGAACTCCCCTCCAAAAAGAAAAAGCCCTGAGGATGGCAACAAAAACCGTCCTCAGGGCAAAACGCTCACCTGGGTTGTGGCGTTTCTTTTTTTTCCTTCCCTTCCACCACCAAAACCTGAGTGGTGAGGATGAGCGAAGCCACACTCACCGCATTCTGCAGTGCCGCCTTGGTGACTTTAACCGGATCCAGAATCCCTGCAGTAATCATATCCACAAACTGACCCTGCAAGACATCAAATCCTACTCGCCAATCCTCTTTTTTTATCGTTTCCACAACCAAAGCACCGTTAAATCCAGCATTTTCAGCGATTCTTCGGGTCGGTTCCTCCATGGCTCGTCGCACAATTTCTGCTCCAACTCGTTCTTCCTCTGAGTATCCCTGAAAATCAAGCTCACGAGCCACGTGGACCAGCGTTGCTCCTCCTCCGGGAACAATGCCTTCCTCTACGGCTGCCCGGGTCGCCGAAAGAGCATCTTCAACCCGGTGCTTTTTCTCTTTCATTTCCACTTCGGTCGGAGCACCAACCCGGATGACGGCTACCCCACCAACCAATTTGGCCAATCGTTCCTGAAGCTTTTCCCGATCGTAATCTGAGGTGGCCTTAGCAATCTGTGCCCGAATCTGCTCAATCCTGGACTGTATATCAACTCTTTTACCCTGACCACCCACAATAACGGTATGGTCCTTGGTCACTTTGACCTTCTCCGCTTTCCCCAAAAGGTCCAGGGTCACCTTTTCCAGCTTCATCCCGACTTCTTGAGCAATCACTTGACCACCAGTTAATACGGCAATGTCCTGCAATATCTCTTTTCTCCTATCACCAAAAGCGGGAGCCTTGACTGCAGCCACCCGGATTACTCCTTTGAGGGTATTCACAACCAGTGCAGCTAATGCTTCTCCCTCCAGATCCTCGGCGATGATAAACAGGGGTTTTCCCACCTGTACAATCTGCTGCAAAAGAGGAAGGAAACTCTGCAGGGTACTGATTTTGAAGTCGGTAATCAGAAGGAATGGTTCCTCCAGAACCACTTCCATTTTTTCAGCATCGGTGACAAAATAGGGAGACAAAAATCCACGGTCAAACTGCATTCCCTCCACCACTTCCAAGGTGGTCTCCGCGGATTTCGATTCCTCCACTGTAACCACCCCATCCCGACCCACTTTTTCCATAGCCTCGGCAATGATGGCTCCAATCTGAGCATCGTTCGCCGAAATAGAAGCAACCTGCGCCACGGCTTCTTTCCCTTCGACGGCAATGGTATACCGCTCCATGGCTTTGAACGCTAAACCCCTGGCCTTTTCCATTCCGCTTTTGAGGAATATGGGGTTATATCCAGCGGTGACGGCTTTGAGACCCTCCTTAGCCATCTTTTGGGCCAGCACCACTGCCGTGGTGGTGCCATCTCCAGCCACATCGTTGGTTTTGGAAGCCACTTCTCGAACCAGTCTGGCTCCCAGATTCTGGAAATAATCATCGATTTCAATTTCTCGAGCAATGGTTACCCCATCATTGGTCACCGTGGGTGAACCGTATTTCTTTTCCAGAATCACATTCCTTCCCCTGGGTCCCAGAGTGAGCCTCACCGCGTTTGCCAGGCGGTCAATCCCTTCCTCCATCGCCTTACGTGCTTCAGCGCCGAAAACGAGTTCTTTGGCCATATTTCCAACACCTTCCTTCTCTCTATGTCCATCATGAGTATCCTGTACAATAAAACACAATGTAGAATCATACCACAAAAGTCTCTTACAAAGCAAACTGGATAATCCCCCGTTACAGGGAGAGTTGCGGCTCGGGCTCTATGGTCAGAGCATCCCTCTGCCCACGAAGAAAACGGTATAACCCGCACACTGCCACCATCGCACCGTTGTCGGTGCAAAAGGAAAGGGAAGGGAAATACACCCGAAATCCTCTTTGTTCGGCTTCTTTCTGCATCATTTGCCGCAAGGCAGAGTTGGCTGCTACTCCTCCTCCTACCACCACCTGACGATAGCCGGTATGCTCCAGAGCCCGGATGGTTTTCTTCGTGAGAATCCGCACCACACTTTCCTGAAAAGAGGCCACCAGGTCCGTTAATACCTGAGGGTCTCCTTTTTCCACTTCCGGAAGTCCAGAGAATGTTCGGATTACCGCGGTTTTCAAGCCACTAAAACTGAAGTCCAGGGTATCCTCATACTCCAAACCCCCGGGAAAGAAAAAGCGTGCCGGGTCTCCTTTTTTGCTCAGTTGGTCGATGATTCCTCCTCCCGGATACCCCAAACCCAAAAACTTGGCTACCTTATCATAGGCTTCACCCGCTGCATCGTCCCTCGTCCGTCCCAAAGGGCGATACACCCCCCAGTTTTCCACCGCCACAAGCTCGGTGTGACCGCCAGAAACCAGAAGACAAACAAAAGGAGGAACAACGTGGGGATGGTCGAGGAGCACCGCAAAGAGATGTCCCTCAAGGTGGTTCACCCCCACCAGAGGTTTCTTGCGGGTGATGGCAATCACTTTCGCCAAGCACATTCCCATGAGGAGTGACCCTAAAAGACCTGGCCCCCGGGTAACCGCCACCAGGTCTACATCCTGGAGCTCCACCTGGGCCTGGTGTAGAGCCTGGTCGAGAACGGGAAAAAGCAATTCCAGATGTTTTCGAGCCGCAATCTCTGGAACCACCCCTCCAAATTGACGATGAAAATCAACCTGACTCGAAATCACGTTCGATAAAACCGTCTTTTCTCCATTCACCACCGCCACGCAGCTATCATCGCAGCTGGTTTCAATCCCCAGAATGAGCACCGCCTCAACTCCCTTCCGTCAGGTCTTTTCTCATCACAATGGCATCTTCACCATCCGCATAGTACCTCCGGCGCCTTCCTATGGGAAGAAAGCCAAATTCCCGATACAGATTCTGCGCCACCAGATTCGAAACCCGCACTTCTAAGAGTACCTCCTTACATCCGCGGAGCTGGGCGTAGCGCAATGCATAGGCAAAAAGCCTTTTCCCAAACCCTTTTCTCCGATAAGCAGGATGGATAGCAAAGGTGGTGATATGGGCCTCTTCGAATAAAAGCCACAGGCCGATGTAGCCAATCACCTTCTCGTGCCATAAGGCTACAAAGTAGGAGGCCACGCGATTGGATATCTCGCTCAAAAATAGCGAGTACGACCAGGGTTGAGAAAAAGACTTGCGCTCAATAGCCACAATAAAAGGGATGTGCTGGGTCCGCATCTTCGCGATTTTGAAGCCATTCTCTTCCTGTATAAACTCTTCATCCATGAAATATTTTTGAGCCATAGATGGGCACCAACTGAAACAGGGTCGTCCAGTGCGAGGAACATTGGCTTTGACGCAGGAAATACAGATGTGCCAGGCTTCGTGCTTGAGGAAAGGCAAAAGGAGAATAGTAACAATTCAATCCCTGGTTTTCAAAATAGGTCTTGAGTTCAGCCCAGGGGGTGATAATCAGGGAATCCTTCGGCTTCCCCAAGGCGTTCACGAAACTCTCTAAAGAACCGGTTTGAATGTTGAGGTCACCGGGGTTGACCCTAAAATCAGGGTTGAGTTCCGTCCAGAAAACCTCATTTCTTTTGTGCATGATGACCGGAACAAGAACCTGATACCCACAGGCCTGAACCTCGGCTTCGCTAACTTGATTGGCCATCACCTCCAAAGTGGAAAAACCGTAAACGGGTTTTTGGAGCGCATAGGCTAAGCTTTTCCCAATCATGGTGGCAATCTTAACCCCGGTAAAAAACCCCGGACCAAGGCCCACCACCACTGCTTGGATTACCTCTAAAAAGTTAAACTCCTCCCCTAAGCGTTCCAGATACCGGAAAATCAGTCGGGAATGACCCATCGTGGTGTGGTGGCTCACCTCAAAAAACGTTTTGTCCTTTTCAAATAAACCCATACTCATCCAGCTGGTACTGCTATCAAGCGCCAAAATCATGGTGCCCACCGCTTCACCGTAATCTCCCGTTCATTCGGCGCAACCACCTGCAATTCCACCACCCAGAAGGGAGGGGAAAAAAAGGGGAGAAACTTATCGCCCCACTCCACCACCAGTAGACCCCCTCGCTCCAGATACTCTTCGAATCCCAAATGCACCACTTCTTCCCATTTTTCCAGACGGTAAAAATCCATATGGAAAAGAGGAGCCCTTCCCCCCAGGTATTCATGAACAAGCGCAAAGGTAGGACTGTGTACGACTTTTGGGTCAATCCCCAATCCCTGTGCCATCCCTTTCACCAACACCGTCTTCCCCGCCCCCAATTCGCCCTGTAAGAGCACCAGAGCCGGAATGGGGATATGAACCACCAGGTCCTCCCCAATTTTTCGGGTCTCTCCCTCACTATGGCTTCGCTGACCCATGCGTATTCTCGATGAACACCCGAGTCTTTACTTTCTTCAAGCTACAGAGGACTTCGTGGGGAATAGTCCCCGCAAGCCGGGCCAGGTCCTCTACCCGGATTTCTTCCTCCCCATCCCTACCGATTAAGGTTACCAGGTCACCCTCTTTCACCTCGGGGATATCGGTCACATCAACCGTTAACTGGTCCATGGAAATGGCGCCTATCACCTTTGCTCTCCTTTTTCTCACCAGCACTTCCATCCGGTTAGAAAGAACACGGAAAACCCCCTGAGCATACCCGATGGAAACAATAGCCACCTTGGTATCCCGAACAGTGATGAATGTACCTCCATAACCAACCCGAAAACCGGGCGGGAGGCTTTTTACGTATTTGACCACCGCTTTGAGCTGAGCCACCGGCCTTAACCCCCTCTCCGCAACCAGATCTACCTTGAGGGTTGGCGAGATCCCAAAAAGCGCAATCCCAATGCGAGACATATCCAGGTGCATCTCAGGAAAACTCAAAAAACCGGCACTGTTACAGCAGTGACCAACGAGGTTTTTCCTTTCCGGACCAAAACTATTCAGGAACCAGGAAAAGCGTTCGAATTGCCACCTGGTATACATGGGGTCAGACTCGGCACTTCCAAAATGAGTCATCACCCCATCCATACGTAAAAAGGATTTTTGGGTCACCGTCTCAAGAAAACTGGACTTCAACTCTTCCAGGAGAAAACCCAACCTGCCCATACCCGTGTCCACCTTGAGATGAAAGGGTGTTCTTTTCCCTTTTTTCTTACTGGCTTCCTCGAGCAATTCAAGGTCCCTTGGAGACGATACCACCGGGATGAACCCTTCTTCCACAATGGCCTCTGCCTCCCAGGGAAGAAATCCCCCTAAAATATAAATGGTTCCTCCAACTCCCCTCTCCTTTAACTCCTGTCCCTCTTCAACCGAGGAAACACCAAAATCCCTGATTCCGAATGAGAAGAGGAATTCTGCCGCCTCCAAACCATGCCCATAGCAACCCGATTTCACCACCGCCATGATGCGGCTATGAGGCGTAGCGATACGCCTAAGAATTTCCCAGTTGTGTCGGAGGTTCTGAACATTGATTTCCAGCCAAAAATGGGATGGTATACTGTCCACCTTCGATCACCTTTCTTGATTCGCGCACCTTTTCTGCGATTTCTCGAGCCACAATGTGTTTCTTTCCTTCTTCTTCCAGGAGGTCACCGGCTACCCCGTGCAGAAACACACCACAAAGAGCCGACTCCCACAATCCCAACCCCTGGGCCCTCAACCCCCCAATCATTCCCGTTAAAACATCACCACTTCCCGCAGTCGCCAGATTCGGACCCCCAGTGGGATTCACCACCACCGTACCGTCCGGTGAGGCGATGAGTGTTCCCGCACCTTTGAGCACCACCACACTCTGGAAATAATCAGCACAGGCCCGACAAGCGGAAATCCGATCTTGATTCACCTCGACGACCGGAATCCCCAAGAGCCTCCCCATTTCCCCAGCATGAGGAGTGAGAATCCAGGAGGAGAGTTTTCCCTTAAAGCACTTTCGATTTTGGGCAATGATATTCAGCGCATCGGCATCCAGAACCCCACCAAAGGGGATTTCTTCCACCAACCGCTCCAGAAAGAAGGCCGTAGAAGGTGTTCCACCCAGCCCCGGACCTACAGCCAGGCACCGGCACTTTCTGGCTTCTACTGCCTCTTTTACTGCTAAAAAATCAGAAAGCGCATAATGGAATTCTGGGGTTTTGGATCGGCGAGGAAGCACCACACTCACCAGTTCCGGCAAGACCAATTTGACCAGAGAAGCAAGTTCTTCGGGAAGTGGCCAGACCACCATTCCTGCCCCCACCTGATAGGCACCAAAAGCAAGGAGCATTCCAGCCCCCAACATGGCTGAAGACCCCGCCACCATCCCCAAAACCCCAGCGGAAATTTTATGGGTACTCCAGTCCCGCTGCGGCAAAAAGGCTACGACATCCTGGGGGGTAAGGAGAAAGGCATCGGCCTTATCGCTTAAGGGCACTCCGATATCCACACACTTCAGTCTTCCCATATATTCCCGTGCCGGAAATTGCACCAAACCCTGTTTACACTTTCCCATGGTGACGGTACAGTGCGCCCGTACTGCTTCACCAAAGACCATTCCGCTTCCGGCATCGACACCTGAGGGAACATCAATGGAAAGCACCGTACAGGATGACTGATTGATTTTTCGAATAACTTCGGCAAAGATTCCCTGAGGAGCTCTGCGGAGCCCCGTACCAAAAAGGGCATCAATGATGAGGGCAGGCTCCATAAACTCCAAATCGTTTGCCACACGCACCTCCCTCACTGACCCACCGAGGGCGGCAAAAAGGGTATAGTTTGCAGCGGTATCCGGAGTCATTTTCTCCTTCTCACCCACCAGGTAAACGGTGATTTCCAGGTTCCGAAAACGACTGCGCAGATGCCTGGCTGCCACCAGTCCATCGCCCCCGTTATTCCCCACTCCACAGACCACAAATACTTGGTTCAATCCCAAATCCGTAACAAAAGATGCCGCTTCCTCAGCCACCCTTCCTCCAGCATTTTCCATGAGAAGCCGGGTCGTGATACCCAACCGCTCAACACATTCTTGCTCCAGATGCTGCATGGTTTGAGGTGTAACCAGCTCAATCATCATTCCTCACCCCAGGCCACCGCTACAGCCACCACCGCCAAGCGGGAATGTGAAATGGAAAGTGAAATCTGGGAGAATCGCCCCTCAAAGGGGGGAGAGAGTTGCACCACCGGTTTCCCTGAACTGGTATGGAGAACCCGGATGGCCTTCCATCCAATGGTTTCTCCCCTCTGGAGGAAGAGCTTTTTGACCGCCTCTTTACTGGCGAAAAGAGC is a window of Atribacterota bacterium DNA encoding:
- the guaA gene encoding glutamine-hydrolyzing GMP synthase, producing the protein MDKIVILDYGSQYTQLIARRIRELQVYCEIWPYHLAGHNLDDSEIKGIIISGSPYSVTDENAPRLKEEVLAVDKPILGICYGMQLLVNTLGGKVVRAHSREYGKSLLYPLEKKGIFENLGNEMVCWMSHGDSVKELPEGFTCVARTDACEYAAVRDQKGRIWGIQFHPEVSHTPLGQEILANFIFTICGCAAQWTPDSILKQQIQWIRNEVESGEAVCALSGGVDSVTAAVLTYRAIGNRLNCIFVNNGLLRKGEAEQVLSNMRALLGKERTIYVDARERFLGALKGVLDPEEKRKIIGRVFVEVFEEEAQRLGEVQYLLQGTTYPDVIESVSVWGPSARIKTHHNVGGLPEHMQLTLIEPLKFLFKDEVRKLAIELGIPEEIVWRQPFPGPGLAVRIVGEVTEERLEILRDMDAIINQELK
- a CDS encoding GuaB3 family IMP dehydrogenase-related protein encodes the protein MDCWSLGKGRFARMTFGFDDVSLVPGVVTIDPKDVDVSTTIGDVSLGIPILGAAMDGVIDPVMAQELGKLGGLGVLNLEGLFTRYPDPYEHIAELIVKPKEEVASFLQRLYQEPIKEELIAGCIQKIKAQGVLAAGSVTPSRAETIGKVALETGLDILVIQSTVTTLRYVSSTVNVLDLERFCKNTKVPVIVGNCATYEVALELMKAGAAGVLVGIGPGAACTTRAVLGIGVPQITATVDVACARDDYFKATGRRVAVITDGGMRVGGDIAKAIASGADAVMIGAPLACAQEAPGRGHHWGMATPDPNLPRGTLVTVGIKGTLREILFGPSHLTDGTMNLVGALRGSMGSLGAKDIRAMQKVEIAISPSIWNEGKFLQKTQGVGMGK
- the groL gene encoding chaperonin GroEL (60 kDa chaperone family; promotes refolding of misfolded polypeptides especially under stressful conditions; forms two stacked rings of heptamers to form a barrel-shaped 14mer; ends can be capped by GroES; misfolded proteins enter the barrel where they are refolded when GroES binds), with product MAKELVFGAEARKAMEEGIDRLANAVRLTLGPRGRNVILEKKYGSPTVTNDGVTIAREIEIDDYFQNLGARLVREVASKTNDVAGDGTTTAVVLAQKMAKEGLKAVTAGYNPIFLKSGMEKARGLAFKAMERYTIAVEGKEAVAQVASISANDAQIGAIIAEAMEKVGRDGVVTVEESKSAETTLEVVEGMQFDRGFLSPYFVTDAEKMEVVLEEPFLLITDFKISTLQSFLPLLQQIVQVGKPLFIIAEDLEGEALAALVVNTLKGVIRVAAVKAPAFGDRRKEILQDIAVLTGGQVIAQEVGMKLEKVTLDLLGKAEKVKVTKDHTVIVGGQGKRVDIQSRIEQIRAQIAKATSDYDREKLQERLAKLVGGVAVIRVGAPTEVEMKEKKHRVEDALSATRAAVEEGIVPGGGATLVHVARELDFQGYSEEERVGAEIVRRAMEEPTRRIAENAGFNGALVVETIKKEDWRVGFDVLQGQFVDMITAGILDPVKVTKAALQNAVSVASLILTTQVLVVEGKEKKETPQPR
- the tsaD gene encoding tRNA (adenosine(37)-N6)-threonylcarbamoyltransferase complex transferase subunit TsaD, translating into MLILGIETSCDDSCVAVVNGEKTVLSNVISSQVDFHRQFGGVVPEIAARKHLELLFPVLDQALHQAQVELQDVDLVAVTRGPGLLGSLLMGMCLAKVIAITRKKPLVGVNHLEGHLFAVLLDHPHVVPPFVCLLVSGGHTELVAVENWGVYRPLGRTRDDAAGEAYDKVAKFLGLGYPGGGIIDQLSKKGDPARFFFPGGLEYEDTLDFSFSGLKTAVIRTFSGLPEVEKGDPQVLTDLVASFQESVVRILTKKTIRALEHTGYRQVVVGGGVAANSALRQMMQKEAEQRGFRVYFPSLSFCTDNGAMVAVCGLYRFLRGQRDALTIEPEPQLSL
- the rimI gene encoding ribosomal protein S18-alanine N-acetyltransferase, producing the protein MAQKYFMDEEFIQEENGFKIAKMRTQHIPFIVAIERKSFSQPWSYSLFLSEISNRVASYFVALWHEKVIGYIGLWLLFEEAHITTFAIHPAYRRKGFGKRLFAYALRYAQLRGCKEVLLEVRVSNLVAQNLYREFGFLPIGRRRRYYADGEDAIVMRKDLTEGS
- the tsaB gene encoding tRNA (adenosine(37)-N6)-threonylcarbamoyltransferase complex dimerization subunit type 1 TsaB, which translates into the protein MILALDSSTSWMSMGLFEKDKTFFEVSHHTTMGHSRLIFRYLERLGEEFNFLEVIQAVVVGLGPGFFTGVKIATMIGKSLAYALQKPVYGFSTLEVMANQVSEAEVQACGYQVLVPVIMHKRNEVFWTELNPDFRVNPGDLNIQTGSLESFVNALGKPKDSLIITPWAELKTYFENQGLNCYYSPFAFPQARSLAHLYFLRQSQCSSHWTTLFQLVPIYGSKIFHG
- the tsaE gene encoding tRNA (adenosine(37)-N6)-threonylcarbamoyltransferase complex ATPase subunit type 1 TsaE, whose protein sequence is MGQRSHSEGETRKIGEDLVVHIPIPALVLLQGELGAGKTVLVKGMAQGLGIDPKVVHSPTFALVHEYLGGRAPLFHMDFYRLEKWEEVVHLGFEEYLERGGLLVVEWGDKFLPFFSPPFWVVELQVVAPNEREITVKRWAP
- the alr gene encoding alanine racemase; this translates as MDSIPSHFWLEINVQNLRHNWEILRRIATPHSRIMAVVKSGCYGHGLEAAEFLFSFGIRDFGVSSVEEGQELKERGVGGTIYILGGFLPWEAEAIVEEGFIPVVSSPRDLELLEEASKKKGKRTPFHLKVDTGMGRLGFLLEELKSSFLETVTQKSFLRMDGVMTHFGSAESDPMYTRWQFERFSWFLNSFGPERKNLVGHCCNSAGFLSFPEMHLDMSRIGIALFGISPTLKVDLVAERGLRPVAQLKAVVKYVKSLPPGFRVGYGGTFITVRDTKVAIVSIGYAQGVFRVLSNRMEVLVRKRRAKVIGAISMDQLTVDVTDIPEVKEGDLVTLIGRDGEEEIRVEDLARLAGTIPHEVLCSLKKVKTRVFIENTHGSAKP
- a CDS encoding NAD(P)H-hydrate dehydratase, with amino-acid sequence MMIELVTPQTMQHLEQECVERLGITTRLLMENAGGRVAEEAASFVTDLGLNQVFVVCGVGNNGGDGLVAARHLRSRFRNLEITVYLVGEKEKMTPDTAANYTLFAALGGSVREVRVANDLEFMEPALIIDALFGTGLRRAPQGIFAEVIRKINQSSCTVLSIDVPSGVDAGSGMVFGEAVRAHCTVTMGKCKQGLVQFPAREYMGRLKCVDIGVPLSDKADAFLLTPQDVVAFLPQRDWSTHKISAGVLGMVAGSSAMLGAGMLLAFGAYQVGAGMVVWPLPEELASLVKLVLPELVSVVLPRRSKTPEFHYALSDFLAVKEAVEARKCRCLAVGPGLGGTPSTAFFLERLVEEIPFGGVLDADALNIIAQNRKCFKGKLSSWILTPHAGEMGRLLGIPVVEVNQDRISACRACADYFQSVVVLKGAGTLIASPDGTVVVNPTGGPNLATAGSGDVLTGMIGGLRAQGLGLWESALCGVFLHGVAGDLLEEEGKKHIVAREIAEKVRESRKVIEGGQYTIPFLAGNQCSEPPTQLGNS
- a CDS encoding 4'-phosphopantetheinyl transferase superfamily protein yields the protein MKEISLFVGVDLLEIEAVRNTLCRFRERFLNRIFVDEELDFYAHKGEKRFQEGVAALFASKEAVKKLFLQRGETIGWKAIRVLHTSSGKPVVQLSPPFEGRFSQISLSISHSRLAVVAVAVAWGEE